The Duganella sp. BuS-21 sequence ATCTCCAATTAGAAACGGGCTTATATATTCTTCCAAACAGTTGTGGAAAATATCCGTTTTCATCGCTATATTGATATTTGTCGTGATATATCTGGAGTGTGGCCGCAAAGTTATGGTAAATTGCGCCTATCAAATGTCACACAATGTCACTAGTGGTATTTTTTAGAATCCAACCTATCGCACAGAGGAATTACGATGACGACTTACCAGGAATACAAAGCGAAGATTGCTGAACTGGAGAATCTGGCCGAATCCGCCCGCAAAAATGAAATCACGCAGGCGAAAGAGAAAGTCACAGCTATCATGCGTGAATATGGCCTGACCATTGCGGATCTGGGCGGCGTAACCAAGGTGAAAACGTCCAAGCCACGCGCTCCGGTGCCGACCAAATACCGTGACGACGCCAGCGGCCAAACCTGGACCGGCCGTGGCCGTGCACCAAAATGGCTCGAAGGCAAGAACAAAGATGATTATCTGATTAAGTAATAAAGTCTTCAAAAAGCCGGCGTTTGGGTTATCTCGGATAACCGGGCGCCGGCTTTTTCATTGGCGGCGCCGCTCCATATATACTCGGTGGACGACTATTTTTCTACCAGTCACGCGACGACTTCATCTATTTCATGCGATGATAGTGATATGCCATCGATCCCTCTTTTCCCCCTGAAAACGATCCTGTTTCCGGACGGTCACCTGCCGTTGCAGGTGTTTGAAGTACGCTATCTTGATCTGGTGAAACGCTGCATCGCCAAGGGCGAAGAATTCGGCGTGGTATCGCTGCTCGACGGCAGCGAAATCCGCGTGCCGGACCAGCAGGAGACACTATCGGCCGCCGGCACCATGGCGCGCATTCTGGACTGGAGCGCGCCGCTGCCGGGCCTGCTACAGATTTCCTGCATCGGCACCACACGCTTCCAGGTGAAATCGTCCGAG is a genomic window containing:
- a CDS encoding H-NS histone family protein, which codes for MTTYQEYKAKIAELENLAESARKNEITQAKEKVTAIMREYGLTIADLGGVTKVKTSKPRAPVPTKYRDDASGQTWTGRGRAPKWLEGKNKDDYLIK